From Temnothorax longispinosus isolate EJ_2023e chromosome 3, Tlon_JGU_v1, whole genome shotgun sequence, one genomic window encodes:
- the Syd gene encoding JNK-interacting protein 3 isoform X1, translating into MEINQETVYGTHEDSHVVMSEKVQSLAGSIYQEFEKMIARYDEDVVKDLMPLLVNVLECLDISYTENQEREVELELLREDNEQLVTQYEREKQLRKASDQKLLELEDVSEDERKELLSKIDSLESIVRMLELKTKNSHDHVGRLEEKEAELKREYSRLHDRYTELFKTHVDYMERTKMLVGSTERLESVSSATRAPSRLPSLGLAHMSRSSGPLSYGFQSLEASINAEDVQEDIVPNVANLRTEMLDSSSEAAIETSDKSQLTDQPVQENKTTTISRHESPETEVPPTLITPTTPTAGIEKLATTPGGRSRTEREQRSGNTLYQELSFQDADALGEMDEGADITGSLVHPGEYASSVNDNFFGMGKEVENLIMENNELLATKNALNVVKDDLIVKVDELTSEQEILREEVRGLQQARERLRQRIAALEEELKKVKEEAEAAAKATKSDDEEDVPLSQRKRFTRVEMARVLMERNQYKERFMELQEAVRWTEMIRASKTDPSSISGGKGSVWKFFSNLFTGPADRGTLVRSGHTLPHVRYSAPANQVVPAPPLDAMRRRTLKSRQDFLDQGDTIDTWFFWLRVGCLLVSRSSEKLVARRASERREQYRQVRAHVKKEDGRLQAYGWSLPGKPSAPVRQPPVPVPVYCRPLQETEPGMKIWCGAGVNLSSGKTRDGGCMVGGSVFYAAEAQETSNTKVEAEDAVEHLDKELQENENRRLEAERWEQQLSSLVWICTSTQKMSKVTVIDANNPADVLEVFNVCQGHLLCIASVPGAKESDYTQSSNENSIRNSANGTANDSENNNGACEDVTNANENDEQNGQRNHQDAETAVDKNKSESDNQSEDQANENTEKSAEDQNSTNEPQSLESIDSETANLGKVNFVRCNAEAHPSRSNDKDAVNEEAKEEIVEETPIEKMSSIQPTMWLGAQNGAVFVHSAVAKWSMCLHSVKLRDAALAIVHVQGRVLVALADGTVTIFRRGADGQWDLSQYHVITLGSPQHSIRCMTAVSGKTVWCGYRNKIHVIDPISMTLECTVDAHPRRESQVRQLAWLGDGVWVSIRLDSTLRLYHAHTYQHLQDVDIEPYVSKMLGTGKLGFSFVRITALLISSNRLWIGTGNGVIISVPLSESAGGSMAVSRVQSSNNKSDAPGVGVRVFASERGVTPGSFIPYCSMAHAQLSFHGHRDAVKMFVAVPGHGGQSAVTDGTQPAMLVLSGGEGYIDFRVGDGEDTDETMDRSNTTVSNEEHGEQSHLIVWQVQCPLPMPING; encoded by the exons ATGGAGATCAATCAAGAAACGGTCTACGGCACGCACGAGGATAGCCATGTTGTCATGTCGGAGAAAGTGCAGTCTTTGGCAGGCAGCATTTATCAAGAGTTCGAGAAGATGATAGCGAGATACGATGAAGATGTAGTGAAAGATTTGATGCCTCTCCTAGTCAATGTGTTAGAATGTTTGGATATATCATATACTGAGAATCAGGAACGTGAAGTCGAACTAGAGCTATTAAGAGAAGATAACGAGCAACTTGTCACCCAGTACGAAAGGGAGAAGCAATTGAGAAAAGCATCAGATCAG aaaCTTCTCGAACTGGAAGATGTTTCCGAGGATGAAAGGAAGGAGCTTCTGTCGAAGATTGATAGCTTAGAATCTATCGTAAGAATGCTGGAACTGAAGACTAAGAACTCTCACGATCACG ttGGTCGACTCGAGGAGAAGGAAGCTGAATTGAAACGCGAGTATTCCCGGCTGCACGACAGATACACGGAATTATTTAAGACCCATGTCGATTACATGGAGAGGACCAAAATGCTGGTTGGTAGCACAGAAAGACTGGAGAGCGTGTCATCTGCCACCCGTGCACCATCGCGGTTACCTTCCCTTGGACTTGCTCATATGTCGCGTAGTTCCGGGCCGCTTAGTTACGGCTTTCAGAGTTTGGAAGCTAGCATAAACGCCGAAGATGTTCAAGAAGATATCGTACCAAATGTCGCTAACTTGAGAACCGAAATGTTGGATAGTAGCAGTGAGGCCGCTATCGAAACGTCCGACAAAAGCCAACTAACTGATCAACCAGTACAAGAGAATAAGACTACAACTATATCTAGAC atGAAAGTCCGGAAACGGAAGTACCGCCAACTTTAATAACGCCAACGACGCCGACCGCGGGCATAGAGAAGTTAGCAACTACGCCGGGAGGTAGAAGCAGGACCGAAAGAGAGCAACGAAGCGGCAATACGTTGTATCAAGAACTAAGTTTCCAAGACGCGGATGCGCTAGGCGAGATGGACGAAGGCGCAGATATCACCG GAAGTTTAGTACATCCTGGAGAATACGCTTCATCAG TCAATGACAACTTCTTCG GCATGGGAAAAGAAGTAGAAAATCTTATTATGGAAAACAATGAATTGCTAGCAACAAA aAACGCGCTTAACGTTGTCAAGGATGATCTAATTGTCAAAGTGGATGAATTGACGAG TGAGCAAGAAATATTACGAGAGGAGGTTCGAGGTTTACAGCAGGCGCGTGAACGATTGCGGCAACGAATTGCCGCCCTCGAGGAAGAACTGAAGAAGGTCAAGGAAGAAGCAGAAGCGGCAGCTAAAGCGACGAAAAGCGACGACGAGGAGGATGTGCCTCTGTCTCAGAGAAAGCGATTTACACGCGTGGAGATGGCAAGAGTGCTCATGGAACGAAATCAATATAAGGAACGATTTATGGAGCTCCAAGAGGCTGTCAGGTGGACGGAGATGATAAGGGCTAGCAAGACCGATCCTTCCAGCATCTCGGGTGGAAAGGGTTCAGTGTGGAAGTT TTTTAGCAATCTCTTCACAGGCCCGGCCGATCGAGGGACGTTAGTGCGTTCCGGGCACACGTTGCCGCATGTACGGTACAGTGCACCGGCGAATCAGGTCGTTCCAGCACCGCCCCTGGATGCCATGCGTAGACGTACGTTGAAAAGTCGTCAAGACTTTCTCGACCAAGGAGACACCAT AGATACCTGGTTTTTCTGGCTTCGGGTGGGGTGCTTATTGGTCAGCAG ATCGTCCGAGAAGCTCGTAGCGagacgcgcgagcgagcgaagaGAACAATATCGTCAGGTGCGGGCGCACGTTAAAAAGGAGGACGGTCGTCTGCAAGCTTACGGATGGAGTTTACCGGGGAAGCCAAGCGCTCCCGTTAGACAACCACCCGTCCCAGTTCCGGTATATTGTCGACCGCTGCAAGAAACCGAGCCAGGCATGAAG ATTTGGTGCGGCGCCGGTGTAAATCTAAGCAGTGGTAAAACACGTGACGGCGGATGCATGGTCGGCGGAAGCGTGTTCTACGCGGCCGAGGCCCAGGAAACGAGCAACACGAAGGTGGAGGCTGAAGATGCTGTTGAGCACCTGGACAAGGAGCTTCAGGAGAACGAGAACCGACGCCTCGAGGCGGAACGGTGGGAGCAACAGCTCAGCTCGCTCGTCTGGATCTGCACCTCGACGCAGAAGATGTCCAAGGTTACGGTGATAGACGCGAACAATCCGGCGGACGTTCTGGAGGTGTTCAACGTTTGTCAGGGACATCTGCTCTGCATCGCGAGCGTGCCTGGTGCCAAAGAAAGCGATTACACGCAATCCTCGAACGAGAATTCAATCCGGAATTCGGCGAACGGCACGGCGAATGACAGCGAGAACAACAACGGTGCCTGCGAGGATGTCACGAATGCGAACGAGAACGACGAGCAGAACGGCCAGAGGAATCATCAGGACGCCGAAACCGctgtcgataaaaataaaagcgaaTCTGACAATCAGTCAGAGGATCAGGCCAACGAAAATACCGAAAAGTCTGCCGAGGATCAAAACTCCACGAACGAGCCACAAAGTCTGGAAAGTATAGACAGCGAGACCGCAAACTTGGGAAAGGTAAATTTCGTACGGTGCAATGCCGAGGCGCATCCTTCGCGATCGAACGACAAAGATGCCGTGAACGAGGAGGCGAAGGAGGAGATCGTTGAAGAGACACCCATCGAGAAGATGTCGTCCATACAACCGACCATGTGGCTCGGAGCTCAAAACGGCGCGGTGTTTGTTCATTCGGCCGTTGCTAAATGGTCGATGTGCCTGCACTCCGTGAAGCTGAGGGATGCAGCGTTAGCTATTGT ACACGTGCAGGGCCGAGTTCTGGTCGCTTTAGCAGATGGAACTGTAACGATATTCCGAAGAGGCGCGGACGGGCAATGGGATTTGTCTCAGTACCACGTGATCACCCTCGGTAGCCCTCAACATTCCATTAGATGCATGACCGCGGTTAGCGGAAAAACAGTATGGTGTGGATACAGAAACAAGATTCACGTGATCGATCCTATTTCGATGACGCTTGAG tGCACAGTGGACGCGCATCCTCGCAGAGAATCTCAAGTGCGGCAATTGGCGTGGCTGGGTGACGGTGTGTGGGTCAGTATCAGGCTCGATTCGACGTTAAGACTCTATCACGCTCACACGTACCAGCATCTCCAAGACGTCGACATAGAGCCGTACGTCAGCAAGATGCTCGGCACGGGAAAACTTGGATTCTCCTTCGTGCGCATTACCGCTTTGCTCATTTCCTCGAACAGGCTGTGGATTGGCACTGGTAACGGAGTAATAATCTCAGTGCCGTTGTCGGAGA GTGCGGGTGGTTCAATGGCGGTATCCAGAGTGCAGTCAAGTAACAACAAGAGCGACGCCCCGGGAGTCGGTGTCAGGGTCTTTGCGTCGGAACGAGGCGTCACACCTGGAAGTTTCATACCTTACTGCAGCATGGCCCATGCGCAGCTTAGTTTTCATGGGCACAGAGACGCCGTGAAGATGTTTGTCGCTGTACCTG GCCATGGTGGTCAGAGCGCGGTGACGGATGGAACGCAACCTGCGATGCTCGTTCTCTCGGGCGGTGAGGGTTACATCGATTTCAGAGTTG GTGATGGAGAGGATACGGATGAAACCATGGACCGATCGAATACTACGGTCAGCAACGAAGAACACGGTGAACAGAGTCATCTGATTGTGTGGCAAGTGCAATGTCCCTTACCGATGCCAATCAATGGCTAG
- the Syd gene encoding JNK-interacting protein 3 isoform X2 — protein MEINQETVYGTHEDSHVVMSEKVQSLAGSIYQEFEKMIARYDEDVVKDLMPLLVNVLECLDISYTENQEREVELELLREDNEQLVTQYEREKQLRKASDQKLLELEDVSEDERKELLSKIDSLESIVRMLELKTKNSHDHVGRLEEKEAELKREYSRLHDRYTELFKTHVDYMERTKMLVGSTERLESVSSATRAPSRLPSLGLAHMSRSSGPLSYGFQSLEASINAEDVQEDIVPNVANLRTEMLDSSSEAAIETSDKSQLTDQPVQENKTTTISRHESPETEVPPTLITPTTPTAGIEKLATTPGGRSRTEREQRSGNTLYQELSFQDADALGEMDEGADITGSLVHPGEYASSVNDNFFGMGKEVENLIMENNELLATKNALNVVKDDLIVKVDELTSEQEILREEVRGLQQARERLRQRIAALEEELKKVKEEAEAAAKATKSDDEEDVPLSQRKRFTRVEMARVLMERNQYKERFMELQEAVRWTEMIRASKTDPSSISGGKGSVWKFFSNLFTGPADRGTLVRSGHTLPHVRYSAPANQVVPAPPLDAMRRRTLKSRQDFLDQGDTISSEKLVARRASERREQYRQVRAHVKKEDGRLQAYGWSLPGKPSAPVRQPPVPVPVYCRPLQETEPGMKIWCGAGVNLSSGKTRDGGCMVGGSVFYAAEAQETSNTKVEAEDAVEHLDKELQENENRRLEAERWEQQLSSLVWICTSTQKMSKVTVIDANNPADVLEVFNVCQGHLLCIASVPGAKESDYTQSSNENSIRNSANGTANDSENNNGACEDVTNANENDEQNGQRNHQDAETAVDKNKSESDNQSEDQANENTEKSAEDQNSTNEPQSLESIDSETANLGKVNFVRCNAEAHPSRSNDKDAVNEEAKEEIVEETPIEKMSSIQPTMWLGAQNGAVFVHSAVAKWSMCLHSVKLRDAALAIVHVQGRVLVALADGTVTIFRRGADGQWDLSQYHVITLGSPQHSIRCMTAVSGKTVWCGYRNKIHVIDPISMTLECTVDAHPRRESQVRQLAWLGDGVWVSIRLDSTLRLYHAHTYQHLQDVDIEPYVSKMLGTGKLGFSFVRITALLISSNRLWIGTGNGVIISVPLSESAGGSMAVSRVQSSNNKSDAPGVGVRVFASERGVTPGSFIPYCSMAHAQLSFHGHRDAVKMFVAVPGHGGQSAVTDGTQPAMLVLSGGEGYIDFRVGDGEDTDETMDRSNTTVSNEEHGEQSHLIVWQVQCPLPMPING, from the exons ATGGAGATCAATCAAGAAACGGTCTACGGCACGCACGAGGATAGCCATGTTGTCATGTCGGAGAAAGTGCAGTCTTTGGCAGGCAGCATTTATCAAGAGTTCGAGAAGATGATAGCGAGATACGATGAAGATGTAGTGAAAGATTTGATGCCTCTCCTAGTCAATGTGTTAGAATGTTTGGATATATCATATACTGAGAATCAGGAACGTGAAGTCGAACTAGAGCTATTAAGAGAAGATAACGAGCAACTTGTCACCCAGTACGAAAGGGAGAAGCAATTGAGAAAAGCATCAGATCAG aaaCTTCTCGAACTGGAAGATGTTTCCGAGGATGAAAGGAAGGAGCTTCTGTCGAAGATTGATAGCTTAGAATCTATCGTAAGAATGCTGGAACTGAAGACTAAGAACTCTCACGATCACG ttGGTCGACTCGAGGAGAAGGAAGCTGAATTGAAACGCGAGTATTCCCGGCTGCACGACAGATACACGGAATTATTTAAGACCCATGTCGATTACATGGAGAGGACCAAAATGCTGGTTGGTAGCACAGAAAGACTGGAGAGCGTGTCATCTGCCACCCGTGCACCATCGCGGTTACCTTCCCTTGGACTTGCTCATATGTCGCGTAGTTCCGGGCCGCTTAGTTACGGCTTTCAGAGTTTGGAAGCTAGCATAAACGCCGAAGATGTTCAAGAAGATATCGTACCAAATGTCGCTAACTTGAGAACCGAAATGTTGGATAGTAGCAGTGAGGCCGCTATCGAAACGTCCGACAAAAGCCAACTAACTGATCAACCAGTACAAGAGAATAAGACTACAACTATATCTAGAC atGAAAGTCCGGAAACGGAAGTACCGCCAACTTTAATAACGCCAACGACGCCGACCGCGGGCATAGAGAAGTTAGCAACTACGCCGGGAGGTAGAAGCAGGACCGAAAGAGAGCAACGAAGCGGCAATACGTTGTATCAAGAACTAAGTTTCCAAGACGCGGATGCGCTAGGCGAGATGGACGAAGGCGCAGATATCACCG GAAGTTTAGTACATCCTGGAGAATACGCTTCATCAG TCAATGACAACTTCTTCG GCATGGGAAAAGAAGTAGAAAATCTTATTATGGAAAACAATGAATTGCTAGCAACAAA aAACGCGCTTAACGTTGTCAAGGATGATCTAATTGTCAAAGTGGATGAATTGACGAG TGAGCAAGAAATATTACGAGAGGAGGTTCGAGGTTTACAGCAGGCGCGTGAACGATTGCGGCAACGAATTGCCGCCCTCGAGGAAGAACTGAAGAAGGTCAAGGAAGAAGCAGAAGCGGCAGCTAAAGCGACGAAAAGCGACGACGAGGAGGATGTGCCTCTGTCTCAGAGAAAGCGATTTACACGCGTGGAGATGGCAAGAGTGCTCATGGAACGAAATCAATATAAGGAACGATTTATGGAGCTCCAAGAGGCTGTCAGGTGGACGGAGATGATAAGGGCTAGCAAGACCGATCCTTCCAGCATCTCGGGTGGAAAGGGTTCAGTGTGGAAGTT TTTTAGCAATCTCTTCACAGGCCCGGCCGATCGAGGGACGTTAGTGCGTTCCGGGCACACGTTGCCGCATGTACGGTACAGTGCACCGGCGAATCAGGTCGTTCCAGCACCGCCCCTGGATGCCATGCGTAGACGTACGTTGAAAAGTCGTCAAGACTTTCTCGACCAAGGAGACACCAT ATCGTCCGAGAAGCTCGTAGCGagacgcgcgagcgagcgaagaGAACAATATCGTCAGGTGCGGGCGCACGTTAAAAAGGAGGACGGTCGTCTGCAAGCTTACGGATGGAGTTTACCGGGGAAGCCAAGCGCTCCCGTTAGACAACCACCCGTCCCAGTTCCGGTATATTGTCGACCGCTGCAAGAAACCGAGCCAGGCATGAAG ATTTGGTGCGGCGCCGGTGTAAATCTAAGCAGTGGTAAAACACGTGACGGCGGATGCATGGTCGGCGGAAGCGTGTTCTACGCGGCCGAGGCCCAGGAAACGAGCAACACGAAGGTGGAGGCTGAAGATGCTGTTGAGCACCTGGACAAGGAGCTTCAGGAGAACGAGAACCGACGCCTCGAGGCGGAACGGTGGGAGCAACAGCTCAGCTCGCTCGTCTGGATCTGCACCTCGACGCAGAAGATGTCCAAGGTTACGGTGATAGACGCGAACAATCCGGCGGACGTTCTGGAGGTGTTCAACGTTTGTCAGGGACATCTGCTCTGCATCGCGAGCGTGCCTGGTGCCAAAGAAAGCGATTACACGCAATCCTCGAACGAGAATTCAATCCGGAATTCGGCGAACGGCACGGCGAATGACAGCGAGAACAACAACGGTGCCTGCGAGGATGTCACGAATGCGAACGAGAACGACGAGCAGAACGGCCAGAGGAATCATCAGGACGCCGAAACCGctgtcgataaaaataaaagcgaaTCTGACAATCAGTCAGAGGATCAGGCCAACGAAAATACCGAAAAGTCTGCCGAGGATCAAAACTCCACGAACGAGCCACAAAGTCTGGAAAGTATAGACAGCGAGACCGCAAACTTGGGAAAGGTAAATTTCGTACGGTGCAATGCCGAGGCGCATCCTTCGCGATCGAACGACAAAGATGCCGTGAACGAGGAGGCGAAGGAGGAGATCGTTGAAGAGACACCCATCGAGAAGATGTCGTCCATACAACCGACCATGTGGCTCGGAGCTCAAAACGGCGCGGTGTTTGTTCATTCGGCCGTTGCTAAATGGTCGATGTGCCTGCACTCCGTGAAGCTGAGGGATGCAGCGTTAGCTATTGT ACACGTGCAGGGCCGAGTTCTGGTCGCTTTAGCAGATGGAACTGTAACGATATTCCGAAGAGGCGCGGACGGGCAATGGGATTTGTCTCAGTACCACGTGATCACCCTCGGTAGCCCTCAACATTCCATTAGATGCATGACCGCGGTTAGCGGAAAAACAGTATGGTGTGGATACAGAAACAAGATTCACGTGATCGATCCTATTTCGATGACGCTTGAG tGCACAGTGGACGCGCATCCTCGCAGAGAATCTCAAGTGCGGCAATTGGCGTGGCTGGGTGACGGTGTGTGGGTCAGTATCAGGCTCGATTCGACGTTAAGACTCTATCACGCTCACACGTACCAGCATCTCCAAGACGTCGACATAGAGCCGTACGTCAGCAAGATGCTCGGCACGGGAAAACTTGGATTCTCCTTCGTGCGCATTACCGCTTTGCTCATTTCCTCGAACAGGCTGTGGATTGGCACTGGTAACGGAGTAATAATCTCAGTGCCGTTGTCGGAGA GTGCGGGTGGTTCAATGGCGGTATCCAGAGTGCAGTCAAGTAACAACAAGAGCGACGCCCCGGGAGTCGGTGTCAGGGTCTTTGCGTCGGAACGAGGCGTCACACCTGGAAGTTTCATACCTTACTGCAGCATGGCCCATGCGCAGCTTAGTTTTCATGGGCACAGAGACGCCGTGAAGATGTTTGTCGCTGTACCTG GCCATGGTGGTCAGAGCGCGGTGACGGATGGAACGCAACCTGCGATGCTCGTTCTCTCGGGCGGTGAGGGTTACATCGATTTCAGAGTTG GTGATGGAGAGGATACGGATGAAACCATGGACCGATCGAATACTACGGTCAGCAACGAAGAACACGGTGAACAGAGTCATCTGATTGTGTGGCAAGTGCAATGTCCCTTACCGATGCCAATCAATGGCTAG